In a genomic window of Sporosarcina trichiuri:
- a CDS encoding HIT family protein: MGNNETTNSTSSCQLCHPKLDAAQSVLFSNEHCLFLQLKGADEKGVALEGAGIIVPKQHRETVFDLTSEEWNATYSILQDVKRYIDTNHQPDGYNIWWNCGTAGGQHLPHAHLHVLPRYADEPYAGKGIRHLFKGEGNQRTHPIREVPK, translated from the coding sequence ATGGGGAACAATGAAACAACGAACTCCACGAGCAGCTGTCAGCTTTGCCATCCGAAATTGGATGCCGCCCAGTCCGTTCTGTTCAGCAATGAACACTGCCTGTTTTTGCAGTTGAAAGGAGCAGACGAAAAAGGAGTGGCACTCGAGGGGGCTGGCATTATCGTGCCGAAACAGCACCGAGAAACCGTATTCGATCTGACTTCTGAAGAATGGAACGCCACCTATTCCATTCTTCAGGACGTGAAGCGCTATATCGACACCAACCACCAGCCGGATGGCTACAATATCTGGTGGAATTGCGGCACAGCCGGCGGGCAACATCTCCCGCACGCACATCTCCATGTGTTGCCCCGCTATGCGGATGAACCCTATGCCGGCAAAGGGATCCGGCATTTGTTCAAAGGGGAGGGTAATCAGCGGACACACCCTATAAGGGAAGTACCAAAATAA
- a CDS encoding DinB family protein has product MTNEELLVIGEKEGFGKEFSNLVSMMAYARYTTILEVYELTTEQLDYKYAEDANSVGMLLAHLVAVEKFYQIDTFDKRQITDEDTEELNPGLELGAAAQEQIHGEPALHYLQEMKKTRARTLEMFKTLPDTWLYEQSPFFGGQTTNNYFRWFHVFEDELNHRGQIRLIKKMMRKEHADGEQ; this is encoded by the coding sequence ATGACAAACGAAGAGTTATTAGTGATCGGTGAAAAAGAAGGATTCGGCAAAGAATTCAGCAATCTCGTATCCATGATGGCCTATGCCCGCTATACCACAATCTTGGAAGTGTATGAACTGACGACGGAACAGCTCGATTATAAATACGCAGAGGATGCCAATTCGGTCGGCATGCTGCTGGCCCACTTGGTCGCAGTGGAAAAATTCTACCAAATCGACACGTTCGACAAACGGCAGATCACCGACGAGGATACCGAGGAGCTTAACCCAGGGCTGGAACTAGGTGCAGCCGCACAAGAACAAATTCACGGAGAACCGGCACTCCATTATCTCCAGGAGATGAAGAAGACGCGCGCCCGGACACTCGAGATGTTCAAGACGCTTCCCGACACGTGGCTGTATGAACAATCCCCATTTTTCGGCGGGCAGACGACCAACAATTACTTCAGGTGGTTCCATGTCTTCGAAGACGAACTCAATCACCGCGGACAGATCCGGCTGATCAAAAAAATGATGAGGAAGGAGCATGCCGATGGGGAACAATGA
- a CDS encoding metal-dependent hydrolase — protein sequence MKGTSHLAIGTAAGAIAGYAAHPDVRTALIGAAIGGISGVVPDLDTNGLATSRITLSKKVSRWLMETAGIVILLTLVYQALTQGLNRDIYIYGGIGLLLLIISRIITRRRMLTITGVLVLLLGFVLGESIGILMAGSYIVQASFVMHRSYTHSLLGVAFYALILHYLHEEWPIDGMVAAGLCGYISHLIADMKLLPVNRRGVKWFLPIWKREF from the coding sequence ATGAAAGGTACATCACACTTGGCCATCGGCACGGCGGCCGGCGCAATCGCGGGGTACGCCGCACATCCGGATGTCCGGACGGCGCTGATCGGCGCGGCCATCGGGGGCATTTCCGGCGTGGTGCCGGATCTGGATACGAACGGCCTGGCCACCAGCCGGATCACACTCAGCAAGAAGGTGAGCAGGTGGCTCATGGAAACGGCCGGCATCGTCATTTTGCTGACGCTGGTCTACCAGGCACTCACCCAGGGACTGAACCGCGATATCTACATTTACGGTGGGATCGGCCTGCTGCTGCTCATCATTTCCCGGATCATCACGCGCCGGCGCATGCTGACGATCACCGGCGTCCTCGTCCTGCTGCTCGGCTTCGTGCTCGGCGAATCGATCGGCATCCTAATGGCGGGCAGCTATATCGTGCAGGCGTCCTTCGTTATGCACCGGTCGTACACCCACTCCCTGCTCGGCGTAGCGTTCTACGCACTCATCCTGCACTACCTGCACGAGGAATGGCCCATCGACGGCATGGTCGCCGCCGGACTCTGCGGTTACATCAGCCATCTGATCGCCGATATGAAACTGCTGCCGGTCAACCGCAGGGGCGTCAAATGGTTTTTGCCGATCTGGAAGCGGGAGTTTTGA
- a CDS encoding ribonuclease J, translating to MEIQKETVSIFALGGVNEIGKNMYGIQYKEDIFIVDCGSKFPDESLLGIDLIIQDITYLKENRDRVRALIVTHGHEDHIGGIPYFLKQLQLPVYATALTLGLIEIKLKEHGLLRETELHEIDADSVLPFGQVEVSFFRTNHSIPDCVGVVFQTPIGNVVHTGDFKFDLTPVNNESPDIHRMAEIGQRGVLVLLSESTNAERPGFNPSEMAIGGHIEEAFRQAPRKVFISTFASNVHRVQQVIDAAEKTGRKLALLGRSMTNIVNVAAETGHLSIPDGMLIEPYEIMKLPPEQVAVLCTGSQGEPMAALSRLTSSAFRKVEVLPEDTVLFASSPIPGNEKNVSRIIDSLYRLRANVVYGSGGESGMHVSGHARQEELKLMLTLMKPKYFIPIHGEYRMLYKHRQLAESVGVERDNIFIVKNGEVVDVSKEEARQTRSVKAGRVFVDGLGIGDVGKIVLRDRKLLSEEGILVILVTVDKTDGELLMEPDTISRGFVYKPDAEELIAEVNEIVASAVQQVQKAEGSDRVVIRQQVKKAVETLLYERTKRRPMLLIFVMEM from the coding sequence ATGGAAATCCAAAAAGAGACCGTTTCGATTTTCGCTTTAGGCGGCGTCAACGAAATAGGAAAGAATATGTATGGCATTCAGTATAAAGAGGACATTTTCATCGTGGACTGCGGATCCAAATTTCCGGATGAAAGCCTGCTCGGCATCGACCTGATCATCCAGGATATCACGTATTTGAAGGAAAACAGGGACCGCGTGAGGGCACTCATTGTCACCCATGGGCACGAAGACCATATCGGCGGCATACCGTATTTCCTGAAGCAGCTGCAGCTGCCGGTGTATGCTACTGCGCTGACGCTGGGGTTGATTGAGATCAAACTAAAAGAGCATGGTCTCCTTCGTGAAACCGAGCTGCACGAGATTGACGCGGATTCCGTGTTGCCGTTCGGACAAGTGGAAGTGTCGTTCTTCCGGACCAACCACAGTATTCCCGATTGTGTCGGAGTAGTATTCCAGACGCCGATCGGGAATGTCGTGCATACCGGCGACTTCAAATTCGATCTGACCCCCGTGAATAACGAGTCGCCCGATATTCACCGGATGGCGGAAATCGGGCAGCGCGGTGTACTCGTCCTGTTGTCGGAAAGCACGAATGCCGAGCGGCCGGGATTCAACCCATCCGAGATGGCGATCGGCGGTCATATCGAAGAGGCGTTCCGGCAAGCGCCGCGGAAAGTGTTCATTTCCACATTTGCCTCGAACGTCCATCGGGTCCAGCAAGTCATCGATGCCGCTGAGAAGACCGGCCGAAAACTGGCGCTGCTCGGCAGAAGCATGACAAATATCGTGAACGTCGCGGCGGAGACCGGCCACCTGTCGATTCCGGACGGCATGCTGATCGAGCCGTACGAAATCATGAAACTGCCGCCGGAACAAGTCGCAGTCCTCTGCACAGGCAGCCAGGGGGAGCCGATGGCCGCGCTGTCACGCCTCACGAGTTCTGCGTTCAGGAAAGTGGAAGTGCTGCCGGAAGACACCGTGCTGTTTGCGTCTTCGCCGATTCCGGGCAATGAAAAGAACGTCTCCCGCATCATCGACAGCCTGTACCGGCTCCGCGCGAATGTCGTCTATGGCAGCGGCGGAGAATCGGGCATGCACGTCTCCGGCCATGCCCGCCAGGAAGAGTTGAAGCTGATGCTGACACTCATGAAGCCGAAGTATTTCATCCCCATCCACGGGGAATACCGGATGCTGTACAAGCATCGGCAGCTGGCGGAGTCGGTCGGGGTGGAACGGGACAACATCTTCATTGTCAAAAATGGAGAGGTCGTCGATGTCAGCAAAGAGGAGGCCCGGCAGACGCGCAGCGTGAAGGCCGGCCGGGTCTTCGTGGACGGGCTCGGCATCGGGGATGTCGGAAAGATCGTGCTGCGCGACCGGAAACTGCTGTCCGAAGAAGGGATTCTCGTGATTCTGGTGACGGTCGACAAGACGGACGGGGAGCTGCTGATGGAACCGGATACGATCTCCCGAGGATTTGTCTACAAGCCAGATGCCGAGGAACTGATCGCCGAGGTGAATGAAATCGTGGCGTCAGCCGTCCAGCAAGTTCAGAAAGCGGAAGGCAGCGACCGTGTGGTGATCCGCCAGCAAGTGAAGAAGGCTGTGGAGACACTGCTGTACGAACGGACGAAACGCCGTCCGATGCTGCTGATCTTCGTCATGGAAATGTAA
- a CDS encoding DEAD/DEAH box helicase, producing the protein MQIERSTEWKDGFTDRLENREPWDSWALYQLGYEAEQAKLISEFNGLQCTRHLPNLTAFPHQLEAAERVIERMNGKAILADEVGLGKTIEAGLILKEYLIRGLVKKALILAPASLTNQWLAELNTKFHIPAMAYNKKYNMDHCPIVVTSIDMAKRSPHREAISRQEFDLVIIDEAHKLKNPKTKNYEFVQQMKKKFCLLLTATPIQNDVFELFNLISLLKPGHLGNLETFQSVFSANKHHVEEDEFLRELIQQVMVRNVRGDTGIEWTDRHVRIVPIGFSQEERDVYDRVSKLPVADSFTLLTLQRELCSSPLAAVLTLEKIAKETADTALRREMEQLLLQLTRTGIHSKAEKTAELIRLADDKVIVFTEYRATQVYLQAYLHKQGVSSVLFNGKFSKNKREWMKQLFQQKAQVLIATESGSEGLNLQFCHHVVNYDLPWNPMKLEQRIGRVHRLGQEQDVHIYNLAIEDSVEDKMVELLEKKIGVFETVVGELDHILSDPEKSIS; encoded by the coding sequence ATGCAAATTGAGAGATCAACGGAATGGAAAGACGGATTCACCGACCGGCTCGAAAACCGGGAACCGTGGGATAGCTGGGCGCTGTATCAGCTGGGCTACGAAGCGGAGCAGGCAAAGCTGATTTCGGAGTTCAACGGACTGCAATGCACACGCCATCTGCCGAATCTGACTGCGTTCCCGCATCAGCTGGAAGCGGCCGAGCGAGTCATCGAGCGCATGAACGGCAAAGCGATATTGGCGGATGAAGTCGGTCTCGGAAAGACAATCGAGGCCGGTCTAATCCTGAAAGAATATCTGATCCGGGGTCTCGTGAAGAAGGCGTTGATCCTCGCGCCTGCCTCGCTGACGAACCAGTGGCTCGCTGAGCTGAACACGAAATTCCACATTCCCGCGATGGCCTATAACAAGAAATACAACATGGACCACTGCCCGATCGTCGTCACGAGCATCGATATGGCGAAACGCAGTCCGCATAGAGAAGCGATCAGCCGGCAGGAGTTTGACCTCGTCATCATCGATGAGGCGCACAAATTGAAAAATCCGAAGACGAAAAACTACGAGTTCGTCCAGCAGATGAAGAAGAAGTTTTGCCTGCTGCTGACCGCGACACCCATCCAGAATGATGTGTTCGAGCTGTTCAACCTGATCTCCCTGCTGAAGCCCGGGCATCTCGGGAACTTGGAAACGTTCCAGAGTGTCTTTTCGGCCAACAAGCATCACGTCGAAGAGGACGAGTTCCTGCGGGAGCTCATCCAGCAGGTGATGGTGCGGAATGTACGGGGGGACACAGGAATCGAATGGACCGACCGTCATGTCCGGATTGTGCCGATCGGGTTTTCGCAGGAAGAGCGGGACGTATATGACAGGGTGTCGAAACTGCCGGTTGCTGATTCGTTCACGCTGCTGACGCTGCAGAGGGAGCTGTGCAGCAGTCCGCTTGCAGCCGTGCTGACGCTCGAGAAGATCGCAAAGGAAACCGCTGATACGGCCCTCCGCCGGGAAATGGAGCAATTGCTTCTCCAGCTGACGCGGACCGGCATCCATTCGAAGGCGGAGAAGACAGCGGAACTGATCCGCCTGGCGGATGACAAAGTGATCGTATTCACCGAATACCGCGCGACACAAGTCTACTTGCAGGCCTATCTGCACAAACAGGGCGTGTCCAGCGTACTGTTCAACGGCAAGTTCAGCAAAAACAAACGGGAATGGATGAAGCAGCTGTTCCAGCAGAAGGCGCAGGTGCTGATCGCGACCGAATCAGGCAGCGAAGGGTTGAACCTCCAATTCTGCCACCACGTCGTCAACTATGACCTGCCGTGGAATCCGATGAAACTCGAACAGCGGATCGGCCGTGTCCACCGGCTCGGACAGGAACAGGATGTCCATATTTATAATCTGGCGATTGAAGACTCCGTGGAAGACAAGATGGTCGAGCTATTGGAGAAGAAGATCGGCGTGTTCGAAACGGTTGTCGGAGAACTGGATCATATTTTATCCGACCCGGAAAAATCGATTTCATGA
- a CDS encoding YqhG family protein produces the protein MDEQAIKQYIHRFFEENRCGIIEESDDHLTVQLTTEMDKRIMNRPYYWSYVESVGAEPNPAQLKMITNPKQFSSSMKGERIHFGSPRLHQLFEVAGQQGKYVQLYETPAAGQAAQVTLTPWLGVNYKVTYSSDRTKEALYSLGMNLMNGAVIDGFQPSVRELELAAAIPANTYYLPYIIHPNNAVERLDTLLEQVIRQDDHSWMDEAKQRHTRDMRVLDYFYADADELPDSYKVERQAIDEQYATAVTVEVISGGLFYLHSGLLKRS, from the coding sequence ATGGATGAACAAGCCATCAAACAATATATCCACCGTTTTTTCGAAGAGAACCGATGTGGAATCATAGAAGAGAGTGATGACCATCTGACCGTACAGCTGACAACGGAGATGGACAAACGCATCATGAACCGGCCGTACTACTGGAGTTATGTGGAAAGTGTCGGGGCGGAACCGAACCCTGCTCAGCTGAAGATGATTACGAATCCGAAGCAGTTCAGTTCATCCATGAAAGGGGAACGCATCCACTTCGGATCCCCGCGGCTCCACCAGCTGTTCGAGGTGGCGGGGCAGCAGGGGAAGTACGTCCAGCTCTACGAAACGCCGGCCGCCGGACAGGCCGCTCAAGTGACACTCACGCCATGGCTCGGCGTGAATTACAAAGTGACGTACTCGAGCGACCGGACAAAGGAAGCCCTCTACTCGCTCGGCATGAACCTGATGAACGGGGCAGTGATCGATGGGTTCCAGCCCTCTGTCCGTGAGTTGGAGCTGGCGGCTGCCATCCCGGCGAATACGTACTATCTGCCGTATATCATCCACCCGAACAATGCGGTGGAGCGGCTGGACACATTGCTGGAGCAGGTGATCCGGCAGGACGATCATTCCTGGATGGACGAAGCGAAACAGCGGCACACCCGCGACATGCGCGTGCTCGATTACTTCTATGCAGATGCCGACGAACTGCCCGACAGTTACAAGGTCGAGCGGCAGGCGATCGACGAACAGTATGCAACCGCCGTCACGGTGGAAGTGATCAGCGGGGGGCTGTTCTACCTGCACAGCGGCCTGCTGAAGCGGTCTTAG
- a CDS encoding dihydrolipoyl dehydrogenase family protein, translating into MKKTYDVIVVGTGTAGSSITQACRDEGKTVAVIDRRTFGGTCPQRGCDPKKVLVGAAEWMDWKERMAGRGLAGNAEIDWQELMAFKRTFTEPIPEATEKKFSSLGIDCYHGDAKFISDTKLKVGDNELIGRKIVLATGAAPMKLGLDGEDLMIHSEDFLDLDELPKKIIFAGGGYISMEFASLAARAGSEVHVIHRGERPLEPFDGDLVDLLMKRLEETGVRFHLNTSVKSVERSGDGFTVSAEKDDSAETFTADLVVHGLGRAPSLDVDTKAGNIKLGDKGGVKVNEYLQSVTNPNVYAAGDCAETGAPPLTPVSSDDAELVVQNLLHGNSRPADYAPIPSVAFTVPKVGSVGMTGEDAEKADRKLDVTFREITDWFTFRRTNEQAAGFKLITDPEKGTIVGAHLLGGNADELINHFSMFIHLETPIETIKNLEFAYPTAASDIGSMLAEIGNEKD; encoded by the coding sequence ATGAAAAAAACGTATGATGTCATCGTGGTCGGAACGGGAACCGCCGGGTCATCGATTACCCAGGCATGCCGGGACGAAGGGAAGACAGTTGCTGTTATTGATCGCCGGACGTTCGGCGGCACGTGTCCGCAGCGCGGGTGTGATCCGAAAAAGGTGCTCGTCGGGGCGGCGGAGTGGATGGATTGGAAAGAGCGGATGGCGGGCAGAGGTCTCGCAGGCAATGCAGAAATCGACTGGCAGGAACTGATGGCGTTCAAGCGTACATTCACAGAGCCCATTCCTGAAGCCACGGAGAAAAAGTTCAGCAGCCTTGGGATCGACTGCTACCACGGCGACGCAAAATTCATCTCGGATACGAAGCTGAAAGTCGGCGACAATGAATTGATTGGGAGGAAAATCGTACTTGCGACAGGTGCGGCGCCTATGAAACTCGGGCTGGACGGAGAAGATCTCATGATTCACAGTGAGGACTTCCTGGATCTTGACGAACTTCCGAAAAAAATCATCTTTGCCGGCGGCGGCTACATTTCCATGGAATTTGCGAGCCTCGCTGCACGGGCCGGGTCCGAGGTGCACGTCATTCACCGCGGCGAGCGGCCATTGGAGCCGTTCGACGGGGACTTGGTCGACCTCCTGATGAAACGGCTGGAAGAGACGGGCGTGCGCTTCCATCTGAATACGTCCGTCAAGTCCGTCGAAAGATCCGGGGACGGTTTCACAGTAAGCGCGGAAAAAGATGACAGCGCTGAGACATTCACAGCGGACCTCGTCGTGCACGGTCTTGGCCGCGCCCCATCACTCGATGTGGACACGAAGGCAGGGAATATCAAGCTCGGCGACAAAGGCGGCGTGAAGGTGAACGAGTATTTGCAGAGCGTCACTAATCCGAACGTCTACGCAGCCGGTGATTGTGCAGAGACCGGGGCCCCGCCGCTGACGCCAGTCTCCTCAGATGACGCGGAACTGGTTGTGCAGAACCTGCTGCACGGCAACTCAAGGCCTGCTGACTATGCACCAATTCCGTCCGTCGCATTCACAGTGCCGAAAGTCGGGTCTGTCGGCATGACCGGGGAAGACGCGGAGAAAGCCGATCGAAAACTGGACGTCACGTTCCGGGAAATCACGGACTGGTTCACGTTCAGACGCACGAACGAGCAGGCGGCTGGCTTCAAGCTCATCACCGATCCGGAAAAGGGCACCATTGTCGGCGCCCATCTGCTCGGCGGCAATGCCGATGAGCTCATCAACCACTTCTCGATGTTCATTCATCTGGAAACACCAATCGAGACGATCAAGAATCTGGAGTTCGCCTATCCGACAGCCGCTTCCGACATCGGCTCCATGCTCGCGGAAATCGGAAACGAGAAAGACTGA
- a CDS encoding glucose-6-phosphate isomerase, which produces MPITFDDTDLYPFEGQASLASFEGKAKSAHHQLHASQDKEQVLGWVDWPETYDRKEFIHLKAAAARIREQSDALVVIGIGGSYLGAKAAIEALGHTFRNQLGGETEVYFAGHNTSARYLTDLFDVLRGKRISVNVISKSGTTTEPALAFRVFRDYMETAYGEDGARERIYVTTDESEGALRTLAAEKGYETFIIPHNIGGRYSVLTPVGLLPMAVAGLDVDRMMAGAAAAYQLYRDPDLASNPCYRYAAWRNVLHAGGKSVELLAVYDPGLEYLAEWWKQLFGESEGKDGKGLFPSSVTFTTDLHAIGQYVQDGRRLFIETVLQIRKPSADMVIGEDPGNLDGLNFLSGKTLNDVNEQASRGAALAHSDGGVPTMRIELEELDAYNFGELIYFFEKACAMSGLLLGVNPFDQPGVEAYKRNMFALLGKEGFEQDRDRLLGRMQHMSLE; this is translated from the coding sequence ATGCCTATCACATTTGACGATACGGATCTGTATCCGTTTGAAGGACAGGCTTCACTTGCTTCGTTCGAAGGCAAGGCGAAGAGCGCCCATCACCAGCTCCATGCTTCGCAGGACAAAGAGCAGGTGCTCGGCTGGGTGGACTGGCCTGAGACGTATGACCGAAAGGAATTTATCCACCTGAAGGCGGCAGCGGCCCGCATCCGCGAACAATCGGATGCCCTTGTCGTAATCGGCATCGGCGGGTCCTATCTCGGAGCGAAAGCTGCCATCGAGGCACTCGGTCATACGTTCCGGAATCAGCTCGGCGGCGAAACCGAGGTGTACTTCGCCGGCCACAATACGAGCGCCCGCTATTTGACGGATCTGTTCGATGTCTTGCGCGGCAAAAGAATTTCGGTGAATGTGATTTCCAAGTCGGGGACGACAACAGAACCGGCCCTGGCCTTCCGCGTATTCCGGGACTACATGGAGACGGCATACGGGGAAGACGGCGCCAGGGAGCGAATCTACGTGACGACGGATGAGTCGGAAGGTGCGCTGCGTACATTGGCTGCTGAGAAAGGTTATGAGACATTCATCATCCCGCACAATATCGGCGGCCGGTATTCTGTCCTGACACCGGTCGGGCTGCTGCCGATGGCGGTTGCCGGGCTCGACGTCGACCGTATGATGGCAGGGGCAGCAGCGGCATACCAGCTGTACAGGGATCCCGATCTTGCATCCAATCCGTGCTACCGCTATGCCGCGTGGCGGAATGTCCTGCACGCGGGCGGCAAGTCGGTGGAGCTGCTGGCCGTGTACGATCCGGGGCTCGAATATTTGGCTGAATGGTGGAAGCAGCTGTTTGGTGAGAGCGAAGGAAAGGACGGCAAGGGGCTGTTCCCGTCATCGGTCACGTTCACGACCGATCTCCATGCGATCGGCCAATATGTCCAGGACGGCAGACGGCTGTTCATCGAAACCGTGCTGCAGATCCGAAAACCTTCTGCCGACATGGTGATCGGTGAAGATCCCGGCAATCTCGACGGCCTCAACTTCCTGTCCGGCAAAACGCTGAATGATGTGAACGAACAAGCATCCCGCGGTGCCGCTCTCGCCCACTCGGACGGCGGCGTACCGACGATGCGGATCGAGCTGGAGGAGCTCGATGCGTACAATTTCGGGGAACTGATCTACTTCTTCGAGAAAGCGTGCGCGATGAGCGGCCTGCTGCTCGGTGTGAACCCGTTCGACCAGCCTGGTGTGGAGGCGTACAAACGCAACATGTTTGCGCTGCTTGGCAAGGAAGGTTTCGAGCAGGACCGCGACCGGCTGCTCGGGCGCATGCAGCACATGAGTCTGGAATGA
- a CDS encoding cupin domain-containing protein — translation MSENVPVQPAETYAADLADHPFFVKDEKNYINILSKDQLSALQNMSLLDIFLSRHQMIEPHYHPNATELIYCVSGSVTVSLLGLESKKFHHYRITKGQAVSVPQGFWHYFIAEADGTHVQGIFDAGKPQTGFGSDLLALTPKDVMPYAYGMDAAAWEAAVRPVKPGVIIGPPA, via the coding sequence ATGTCAGAGAACGTACCGGTCCAGCCGGCGGAAACGTATGCCGCCGATCTTGCCGACCATCCGTTTTTCGTGAAAGATGAAAAGAATTACATCAACATCCTCAGCAAAGACCAGCTGAGCGCGCTGCAGAACATGTCATTGCTCGATATCTTCCTGAGCCGCCACCAGATGATCGAGCCGCATTATCACCCGAATGCCACGGAGCTGATCTACTGCGTGTCCGGCTCTGTCACCGTATCACTGCTCGGCCTGGAATCCAAGAAGTTCCACCATTACCGGATCACAAAGGGCCAGGCTGTCAGCGTTCCGCAAGGATTCTGGCATTATTTCATCGCCGAGGCAGACGGCACCCACGTGCAGGGGATCTTCGATGCCGGCAAGCCGCAGACCGGGTTCGGTTCTGACCTACTTGCCCTCACGCCGAAAGACGTCATGCCGTATGCATACGGCATGGATGCCGCTGCATGGGAAGCGGCGGTACGTCCGGTGAAGCCAGGTGTTATCATCGGTCCGCCTGCATGA
- a CDS encoding DinB family protein, with protein MISNDEARSVLWAAVNGLSDDDLNWKPADDRWSIRQVMEHIALMEGAVAKTVQQELQKGTAHQTAQKPIERTVDRSVKVDAPGFAVPGDTYMTCSELKEKLGSTHELLRHVSESASHEELAAKSYPHPVFGDMDLAQWIPFAGYHELRHVQQIEEVKEALSRG; from the coding sequence ATGATCAGCAACGATGAAGCACGCTCTGTCCTATGGGCAGCTGTGAACGGATTATCGGATGATGATCTGAATTGGAAGCCTGCCGACGATCGATGGTCGATCCGGCAGGTGATGGAGCATATCGCCCTGATGGAAGGGGCTGTGGCGAAGACGGTCCAGCAGGAACTGCAGAAAGGCACCGCCCATCAGACAGCTCAGAAGCCCATTGAACGGACTGTGGACCGGTCGGTGAAAGTGGACGCTCCCGGGTTTGCGGTTCCCGGCGATACGTATATGACCTGCAGTGAACTGAAGGAAAAGCTCGGCAGTACACATGAATTGCTGCGCCATGTCAGTGAGTCGGCCAGTCATGAGGAACTTGCAGCCAAATCCTATCCTCATCCTGTGTTCGGTGATATGGATCTTGCGCAATGGATACCGTTTGCAGGGTACCATGAGCTGCGTCACGTGCAGCAGATCGAAGAAGTGAAAGAAGCGCTCAGCCGCGGCTGA